In Pseudocalidococcus azoricus BACA0444, a single genomic region encodes these proteins:
- the rplV gene encoding 50S ribosomal protein L22 — MSTPTITKIGSKAIARYVRMSPHKVRRVLDQLRGRTYREALIILRFMPYRACEPITKVLRSAAANSEHNQGINPADLVVYEAYADQGPSLKRFRPRAQGRAYQIRKPTCHITISVAEAKSEE, encoded by the coding sequence ATGTCAACACCAACCATCACTAAAATTGGCAGCAAGGCGATAGCCCGGTATGTGCGGATGTCTCCCCATAAGGTGCGTCGGGTTCTAGACCAACTGCGGGGGCGTACCTATCGGGAAGCTCTGATTATTCTCCGGTTTATGCCCTACCGGGCCTGCGAGCCAATTACCAAGGTTTTACGCTCAGCCGCTGCCAATTCTGAGCACAATCAAGGGATAAACCCGGCTGATTTGGTCGTTTATGAAGCGTATGCTGATCAAGGCCCAAGCTTGAAGCGGTTCCGGCCTCGGGCCCAGGGACGCGCCTATCAAATTCGCAAACCAACTTGCCACATTACAATCTCCGTGGCTGAAGCAAAGTCTGAAGAGTAA
- the rpsC gene encoding 30S ribosomal protein S3, producing the protein MGQKINPIGFRLGITQDHRSRWYADASRYPDLLQEDHRIRQYIEKTLAGASIADVRIERKADQVELQVRTARPGVVVGKGGAGIENLRLSLKKLLPPGRSVKVNVVEVTRVDAEAGLLAEYITQQLERRVAFRRAVRQAIQRAQRAGVEGIKIQVAGRLNGAEIARTEWTREGRVPLHTLRADIDYAYRTAKTIYGILGVKVWIFKGEVLPGQQPDPDFGREQPRQRPPRQRRNFEDRSSRNES; encoded by the coding sequence GTGGGACAAAAAATTAACCCTATTGGCTTTCGCCTTGGCATTACTCAGGATCACCGCTCCCGTTGGTATGCCGATGCGAGTCGCTATCCAGATCTCCTCCAAGAGGATCACCGCATTCGCCAGTATATTGAAAAAACCTTAGCGGGCGCGAGTATTGCCGATGTTCGCATTGAACGCAAGGCCGATCAGGTAGAGTTGCAGGTGCGTACCGCCCGGCCTGGTGTAGTAGTTGGGAAAGGTGGGGCTGGGATTGAAAATTTGCGCTTGAGCTTGAAAAAACTTTTGCCCCCAGGCCGCAGCGTCAAAGTCAATGTTGTTGAAGTGACTCGGGTGGATGCGGAGGCCGGCCTCTTGGCTGAATACATTACCCAGCAATTAGAACGACGGGTTGCGTTTCGGCGGGCAGTTCGCCAGGCCATTCAACGGGCCCAGCGTGCAGGTGTAGAGGGGATCAAAATCCAAGTTGCGGGTCGCCTAAACGGGGCAGAAATTGCTCGGACGGAATGGACTCGGGAGGGGCGTGTTCCTTTGCACACCCTGCGGGCCGATATTGACTACGCCTATCGGACTGCCAAGACTATTTACGGAATCCTCGGGGTAAAAGTGTGGATATTCAAGGGTGAAGTCCTCCCTGGCCAGCAGCCCGATCCCGACTTCGGCCGGGAACAACCCCGTCAACGTCCCCCACGGCAACGGCGTAACTTTGAAGATCGTTCTTCCCGTAATGAATCCTAA
- the rplP gene encoding 50S ribosomal protein L16: MLSPKRTKFRKQQRGRMAGLATRGSDISFGKFALQALEPAWITSRQIEAGRRAMTRYIRRGGKIWIRVFPDKPVTMRAAETRMGSGKGSPEFWVAVVKPGRIMYEIDGVPEATAREAMRLAAFKMPIKTRFIVRPEVEA, encoded by the coding sequence ATGTTAAGTCCTAAGCGTACTAAATTTCGCAAACAACAACGGGGTCGGATGGCAGGCCTGGCAACTCGGGGCAGTGATATCAGCTTCGGTAAATTTGCCTTGCAAGCCCTCGAACCGGCCTGGATTACCTCTCGCCAAATCGAAGCAGGACGGCGAGCTATGACGCGCTACATCCGACGGGGTGGCAAAATTTGGATTCGCGTTTTCCCGGATAAGCCAGTCACAATGAGAGCTGCGGAAACTCGGATGGGTTCCGGTAAAGGCTCTCCTGAGTTCTGGGTAGCGGTGGTTAAACCCGGCCGGATCATGTACGAAATTGATGGGGTTCCGGAAGCAACGGCTCGAGAAGCCATGCGCCTAGCAGCCTTCAAAATGCCGATTAAAACCCGCTTTATTGTTCGCCCAGAGGTGGAGGCTTAA
- the rpmC gene encoding 50S ribosomal protein L29, with protein MALTKMSEFVDLSDQSLDEKIAEIKKQLFDLRFAQATRREVKPHQYKHLRHTLAQLMTLERQRQLGITHSSTGEG; from the coding sequence ATGGCACTAACTAAAATGTCAGAATTTGTCGATTTAAGTGACCAATCCCTAGATGAAAAAATTGCGGAAATTAAAAAGCAACTCTTTGATCTGCGGTTTGCCCAGGCCACCCGTCGGGAGGTTAAGCCCCACCAGTATAAACATTTGCGTCATACTCTGGCCCAACTCATGACCCTCGAACGTCAGCGGCAACTGGGTATCACTCATTCCAGCACAGGAGAAGGTTAA
- the rpsQ gene encoding 30S ribosomal protein S17, translating to MAVKERVGVVVSDKMEKTVVVAVENRSSHPKYGKIVVKTNRYKAHDEENRCKVGDRVRIQETRPLSRTKRWTVIEILTATISA from the coding sequence ATGGCAGTTAAAGAACGGGTTGGCGTTGTTGTGAGCGACAAAATGGAAAAAACTGTGGTGGTGGCGGTGGAAAATCGCTCCTCTCACCCCAAGTACGGCAAAATCGTCGTCAAAACCAACCGCTACAAAGCCCACGACGAAGAGAACCGCTGCAAAGTGGGTGATCGAGTCCGTATTCAAGAAACTCGTCCCTTGAGCCGTACCAAGCGGTGGACGGTGATCGAAATCCTGACAGCGACAATATCGGCTTAG
- the rplN gene encoding 50S ribosomal protein L14, with protein sequence MIQQETYLNVADNSGAKKLLCIRVLGGGNRRYGSVGDVIIATVKDATPNMAVKKSDVVRAVIVRTRKTIRRDSGMSIRFDDNAAVLINAEGNPRGTRVFGPVARELRDKNFTKIVSLAPEVL encoded by the coding sequence ATGATTCAACAGGAAACCTATCTCAACGTGGCGGACAACAGCGGAGCGAAAAAACTCCTCTGTATCCGTGTTCTTGGTGGTGGTAACCGTCGCTATGGCAGCGTCGGGGATGTAATTATCGCAACAGTCAAAGATGCCACACCTAACATGGCCGTGAAAAAATCTGATGTGGTGCGGGCGGTGATTGTCCGGACTCGGAAGACCATTCGGCGTGACAGTGGCATGAGTATTCGCTTTGATGACAATGCGGCTGTTTTGATCAACGCTGAAGGCAATCCTCGGGGGACTCGGGTTTTTGGCCCAGTGGCACGAGAATTACGGGATAAAAACTTTACTAAAATCGTTTCTCTGGCTCCGGAGGTACTCTAA
- the rplX gene encoding 50S ribosomal protein L24 yields MATAKPPIRYRMHVKKGDTVQVIAGDDKAKVGEVLAIFPKKSQVVVKGVNIKTKHVKPQQEGEAGQIINKEFPIHSSNVMLYSNKQNVASRICYTYTEAGKKVRMLKKTGEIID; encoded by the coding sequence ATGGCTACGGCAAAACCACCGATCCGTTATCGGATGCATGTCAAAAAAGGAGATACCGTTCAAGTCATTGCTGGTGACGACAAGGCTAAGGTTGGAGAGGTGCTAGCAATTTTCCCAAAAAAAAGCCAAGTTGTTGTCAAGGGTGTCAACATTAAAACTAAGCACGTTAAACCCCAGCAAGAAGGTGAAGCAGGACAGATTATCAACAAAGAGTTTCCCATCCACAGTTCTAACGTCATGCTCTACTCCAACAAGCAGAACGTGGCCAGTCGGATTTGTTATACCTACACCGAAGCTGGCAAAAAAGTACGGATGCTAAAGAAAACCGGGGAAATTATTGATTAG
- the rplE gene encoding 50S ribosomal protein L5 produces the protein MSSRMKTLYQETAVPQLQQQFKYSNVHQVPKVVKVTVNRGLGEAAQNAKSLEATLAEVARITGQKPVVTRAKKAIAGFKIRQGMPVGVMVTLRADRMYAFLDRLINLALPRIRDFRGINPKSFDGRGNFTLGLREQLIFPEVNYDDIDQIRGMDISIITTAKTDEEGRALLKALGMPFREN, from the coding sequence ATGAGTTCACGCATGAAAACCCTATATCAAGAAACTGCTGTCCCCCAACTTCAGCAGCAATTTAAGTACAGCAATGTTCATCAAGTTCCCAAAGTGGTCAAAGTAACGGTCAACCGGGGCTTGGGAGAAGCAGCTCAAAACGCAAAATCCCTAGAAGCAACCTTAGCCGAAGTTGCTCGGATTACGGGGCAAAAGCCGGTTGTCACTCGGGCTAAAAAAGCAATTGCTGGCTTTAAGATCCGTCAAGGTATGCCGGTTGGGGTGATGGTTACACTGCGGGCTGATCGGATGTATGCCTTCTTAGATCGGCTGATAAACTTGGCTTTACCTCGAATTCGTGACTTTCGGGGTATCAATCCCAAAAGCTTTGACGGCCGCGGTAACTTTACTCTTGGCCTGCGGGAGCAACTCATCTTCCCAGAAGTTAACTATGACGATATCGATCAGATTCGCGGGATGGACATCTCAATCATCACTACCGCTAAAACTGATGAGGAAGGGAGAGCCTTACTTAAGGCGTTGGGTATGCCCTTTCGTGAGAATTAA
- the rpsH gene encoding 30S ribosomal protein S8, protein MAVNDTISDMLTRIRNANLARHQTTTIPATRMTRNIAQVLKAEGFIEDFKVEGEGIKQQLVVGLKYRGKQRQPIITALKRVSKPGLRVYANRQELPRVLGGIGIAIISTSSGIMTDREARKQGIGGEVLCYVW, encoded by the coding sequence ATGGCAGTAAACGACACCATCAGCGATATGCTTACCCGGATCCGCAACGCGAACCTGGCCCGGCATCAAACGACAACTATCCCCGCCACTCGGATGACCCGTAACATTGCTCAAGTCCTTAAGGCTGAAGGGTTTATTGAAGACTTCAAAGTCGAAGGGGAAGGGATCAAGCAACAACTTGTGGTGGGACTCAAGTACCGTGGTAAGCAGCGGCAACCAATCATCACAGCCCTAAAACGAGTCAGCAAACCAGGCCTGCGGGTTTATGCGAATCGTCAGGAATTACCACGGGTTTTAGGTGGGATTGGGATCGCCATTATCTCAACTTCTAGTGGGATTATGACTGATCGAGAGGCTCGGAAGCAGGGCATCGGTGGTGAAGTCCTTTGTTATGTCTGGTAA
- the rplF gene encoding 50S ribosomal protein L6: protein MSRIGKRPIPLPDKVSLALAGQEVTVKGPKGQLSRVLPAEVEVRQEGSTILVNRRDESRPARQRHGLCRTLVANMVEGVAQGFSKKLEIQGIGYRANLQGTKLVLSVGYSHPVEIEPPSGISFELEDNTGKKVTQGTLILVSGIDKEQVGNLAAQIRGVRPPEPYKGKGIRYVGEAVRRKVGKTGKK, encoded by the coding sequence ATGTCTCGTATTGGTAAACGGCCCATTCCTCTCCCCGACAAGGTTTCACTGGCATTAGCCGGGCAAGAGGTGACAGTGAAAGGCCCTAAGGGGCAGCTTAGTCGTGTGCTACCTGCTGAAGTTGAGGTGAGGCAGGAGGGCAGCACAATTCTGGTCAATCGGCGCGATGAATCCCGCCCCGCCCGCCAACGACATGGTCTTTGTCGCACCTTAGTGGCCAATATGGTTGAAGGTGTGGCTCAGGGTTTCAGCAAAAAACTGGAAATCCAAGGAATTGGCTATCGGGCCAACCTTCAGGGGACAAAACTAGTCCTGAGTGTTGGCTACAGTCATCCTGTGGAAATCGAGCCCCCCAGTGGCATTTCCTTTGAGTTGGAAGACAACACGGGTAAAAAGGTCACTCAAGGGACACTGATTCTCGTTTCCGGGATTGATAAAGAACAGGTGGGTAACTTGGCGGCCCAAATTCGGGGAGTTCGCCCGCCTGAGCCTTACAAAGGTAAGGGCATTCGGTATGTTGGGGAAGCCGTTCGTCGTAAGGTCGGAAAGACAGGGAAGAAATAG
- the rplR gene encoding 50S ribosomal protein L18: MKQSRTEATHSRHRRIRRKVSGTAARPRLAVFRSHQHIYAQVIDDNQQHTLVAASTVEPELKEQFSHGRSCQAAVSVGQSLAKRALAAGIKEVVFDRGGNLYHGRVQALADAAREAGLEF, translated from the coding sequence ATGAAACAGTCACGCACAGAAGCAACTCACAGTCGGCATCGGCGGATTCGGCGCAAAGTCTCAGGAACTGCCGCTCGTCCTCGTTTAGCTGTTTTTCGTTCTCATCAGCATATCTATGCTCAGGTGATTGACGATAATCAACAGCACACTCTTGTTGCTGCTTCTACGGTTGAACCTGAACTCAAGGAACAATTTAGTCATGGTCGGAGTTGTCAAGCGGCGGTGTCCGTAGGCCAATCCCTCGCCAAACGGGCTTTAGCTGCTGGTATTAAGGAAGTCGTATTTGATCGGGGTGGCAATCTGTATCACGGACGGGTTCAGGCCCTAGCGGATGCAGCAAGGGAAGCAGGTCTGGAATTTTAG
- the rpsE gene encoding 30S ribosomal protein S5: MASRRKGSRKAEKETDWQERVVQIRRVSKVVKGGKKLSFRAIVVVGNERGQVGVGVGKAADVIGAVKKGVADGKKHLVEIPITKANSIPHPTTGEGGAARVLIRPAAPGTGVIAGGAVRTVLELAGVRNVLAKQLGSSNPLNNARAAIEALASLRTLAEVAEEREISIQQLYSQ, encoded by the coding sequence ATGGCAAGTCGTCGCAAAGGTTCACGCAAAGCAGAGAAAGAAACAGACTGGCAAGAGCGGGTTGTCCAAATTCGTCGGGTCTCTAAGGTCGTTAAAGGCGGTAAAAAGCTTAGTTTCCGAGCCATTGTTGTTGTTGGCAATGAACGGGGTCAAGTTGGTGTGGGCGTGGGTAAAGCCGCTGATGTGATTGGGGCTGTCAAGAAAGGCGTAGCCGATGGTAAAAAGCACCTCGTAGAAATTCCAATTACTAAAGCCAATTCAATTCCCCACCCAACAACGGGGGAAGGGGGTGCAGCCCGTGTTTTGATTCGCCCAGCAGCCCCAGGAACAGGGGTAATTGCCGGTGGTGCCGTTCGTACCGTTTTAGAATTGGCCGGGGTTCGGAACGTGCTTGCCAAGCAACTCGGCTCCAGCAACCCTCTCAATAATGCCCGGGCTGCGATTGAAGCCTTAGCATCCCTGCGGACTTTGGCAGAAGTTGCGGAAGAGCGGGAAATTTCCATCCAACAACTCTATAGCCAATAA
- the rplO gene encoding 50S ribosomal protein L15, translating to MRLTDIQPQAGSRKRGRRIGRGIAAGQGASGGFGMRGQKSRSGRPTRPGFEGGQNPLYRRVPKLKHFTVVNRQAYTTINVGRLNDLAANSVITLDSLMEAGIVTTNDGPLKLLGDGELSVALQVTATAFTQSAQAKIEQAGGSCTVTG from the coding sequence ATGCGACTTACGGATATTCAACCACAAGCTGGCTCTCGGAAACGGGGCAGACGGATTGGGCGGGGAATTGCAGCTGGGCAAGGGGCTAGCGGGGGCTTTGGCATGCGGGGGCAAAAATCTCGCTCCGGCCGGCCGACTCGCCCAGGTTTTGAAGGGGGCCAAAATCCTCTCTATCGGCGGGTTCCAAAACTGAAACACTTTACGGTCGTGAATCGCCAGGCCTACACTACGATCAATGTCGGTCGCCTCAATGACTTAGCTGCGAATAGTGTGATCACCCTTGATTCCCTAATGGAAGCTGGGATTGTCACTACTAATGATGGCCCCCTCAAGCTTTTGGGAGATGGTGAATTGTCTGTAGCCCTCCAGGTCACAGCCACAGCCTTTACCCAATCAGCCCAGGCCAAGATCGAGCAAGCAGGTGGTTCTTGTACGGTGACTGGATAA
- the secY gene encoding preprotein translocase subunit SecY gives MVVSRGKTPSAQETFMQMAQAAGLRSRVLVTLGLLILVRLGIYLPVPGIDRQVFAAAVQNNSVIRFLDIFSGGGISALGIFALGILPYINASIIMQLMTAALPSLERLQKDEGEAGRRKISQITRYVALGWAIIQSTGIAIFVNSIPGAALTPGPLFLAETALALTAGSMFVMWVSELITERGIGNGASLLIFLSIVAYLPSSVGQTIALAESGGSIGGIIVLALVFLVMIVGIVFVQEGTRRIPIVSARRQVGRRLYREQTSYLPLRLNQGGVMPIIFASAMLILPSTLAQFSQNAVVAQIAAYLSPGGPTPWVYVVFYLVLILFFSYFYASLVVNPVDMSQNLKKMGASIPGIRPGKATSDYIEKVLNRLTLLGAIFLGLVAIVPTAVESATRVTTFQGLGATSLLILVGVAIDTAKQIQTYVISQRYEGMVKQ, from the coding sequence ATGGTTGTCAGTCGCGGTAAAACGCCATCAGCCCAAGAAACATTCATGCAAATGGCCCAGGCCGCGGGATTACGCAGTCGGGTCTTAGTCACACTAGGGTTATTGATCCTAGTTAGGCTAGGGATTTATCTACCTGTGCCGGGCATTGACCGACAAGTTTTTGCAGCAGCCGTACAAAATAACTCGGTAATTCGCTTTTTAGATATTTTTTCTGGGGGTGGCATCTCAGCTTTAGGTATTTTTGCTCTGGGGATTCTGCCCTATATCAATGCTTCGATCATCATGCAGTTGATGACTGCGGCTTTACCATCCTTAGAGCGATTACAAAAGGATGAAGGGGAAGCTGGACGGCGAAAAATTTCCCAAATCACCCGCTACGTGGCCTTGGGTTGGGCGATCATTCAAAGTACAGGAATTGCCATTTTTGTTAACTCCATCCCAGGCGCAGCCCTGACACCAGGTCCTCTATTCTTAGCGGAAACTGCCTTAGCCCTAACGGCTGGTTCCATGTTTGTGATGTGGGTTTCGGAACTGATCACTGAGCGAGGCATCGGTAACGGGGCTTCCTTGCTAATTTTCTTGAGCATTGTTGCCTATCTCCCCAGTTCTGTGGGACAAACCATCGCCTTGGCCGAAAGTGGCGGCAGCATTGGTGGGATCATTGTCCTAGCCTTGGTCTTCCTGGTCATGATTGTCGGAATTGTCTTTGTTCAGGAAGGTACCCGCCGAATTCCGATTGTGTCAGCCCGGCGACAAGTTGGACGGCGATTATATCGGGAGCAAACTAGCTATTTACCCTTGCGACTGAATCAAGGTGGGGTGATGCCGATTATTTTTGCGTCGGCAATGCTGATTTTACCCTCCACCCTAGCCCAATTTAGCCAAAACGCCGTTGTTGCCCAGATTGCCGCCTATCTCTCTCCAGGGGGGCCAACACCTTGGGTCTATGTGGTTTTTTATCTGGTTCTAATCCTTTTCTTTAGTTACTTCTATGCCTCCCTAGTGGTGAACCCCGTCGATATGTCCCAAAACTTGAAAAAAATGGGGGCCAGTATTCCGGGAATTCGCCCCGGAAAAGCCACATCAGATTACATCGAAAAAGTCTTAAATCGCTTGACATTGCTGGGGGCTATTTTCTTAGGGCTAGTGGCCATTGTGCCAACGGCTGTCGAAAGTGCAACCCGGGTAACAACCTTCCAAGGCCTGGGGGCAACCTCTTTGCTGATCTTGGTGGGTGTGGCTATTGATACGGCTAAACAGATTCAAACCTATGTGATCTCCCAACGCTATGAAGGGATGGTGAAACAGTAA
- a CDS encoding adenylate kinase, which produces MRLILFGGPGSGKGTQATFLVDHFQIPHISTGDILRAERANNSELGQQAQTYMDSGQLVPDQLVVDMVEKRLTQADAQSGWLLDGFPRNANQATVLEEMLQRTEQGYDYLLFLEVPPEILSQRLLGRQRQDDDPKVIQDRLRVYAEETLPMILSYQDHPKFVQIDGMEPIGTVTTAIKTAITS; this is translated from the coding sequence ATGCGCTTGATTTTGTTTGGCGGCCCAGGTTCCGGGAAGGGAACACAGGCAACATTTTTAGTAGATCACTTCCAAATTCCCCATATTTCCACAGGGGATATTCTTCGAGCCGAGCGAGCTAACAACAGCGAACTGGGTCAACAGGCCCAAACCTATATGGACAGCGGCCAACTGGTTCCCGATCAACTGGTGGTGGATATGGTGGAAAAACGCTTGACCCAGGCCGATGCTCAGTCGGGTTGGCTCTTGGATGGATTCCCCCGTAATGCCAACCAAGCCACAGTTTTGGAAGAGATGCTCCAGCGGACTGAACAGGGCTATGACTATCTCCTATTTCTGGAAGTACCGCCGGAGATTCTCAGCCAACGCTTGCTGGGCCGTCAGCGTCAGGATGATGATCCCAAGGTGATTCAGGATCGTTTACGGGTCTATGCCGAAGAAACCTTACCGATGATTCTCAGCTACCAGGATCATCCAAAGTTTGTCCAGATTGATGGCATGGAACCCATTGGGACTGTAACAACGGCGATTAAAACAGCGATAACCTCATAA
- the infA gene encoding translation initiation factor IF-1: MSKQDAIEIEGTVTESLPNAMFRVDLDNGFNVLAHISGKIRRNYIKILPGDRVKVELTPYDLTKGRITYRLRKK; this comes from the coding sequence TTGTCTAAACAGGATGCGATTGAAATTGAAGGCACCGTGACCGAGTCTTTGCCCAATGCGATGTTTCGGGTTGACTTAGATAACGGATTTAATGTCTTAGCCCATATTTCTGGCAAAATTCGCCGCAACTATATCAAAATCCTCCCTGGGGACCGGGTCAAGGTGGAACTCACTCCCTATGACCTCACAAAGGGGCGAATCACCTATCGTTTACGGAAAAAATAA
- the rpmJ gene encoding 50S ribosomal protein L36, whose translation MKVRASVRKICEKCRVIRRRGRVMVICTNPKHKQRQG comes from the coding sequence ATGAAAGTTAGAGCCTCTGTCCGCAAAATTTGTGAAAAGTGCCGTGTTATTCGCCGCCGCGGACGCGTCATGGTGATTTGTACCAACCCCAAGCATAAGCAACGGCAAGGTTAA
- the rpsM gene encoding 30S ribosomal protein S13, producing the protein MARIAGVDLPRDKRVEIALTYIYGIGLTRSQEILAKTGVNPDTRVKDLGDSDVLSLRQAIDEYDVEGDLRRIEAMNIKRLMDIGTYRGRRHRMGLPVRGQRTRTNARTRRGARRTVAGKKKAAAKK; encoded by the coding sequence GTGGCCCGGATTGCTGGCGTAGATTTGCCCCGTGACAAGCGGGTAGAAATTGCCCTCACCTATATTTATGGCATTGGCCTAACCCGTTCCCAGGAAATCTTGGCTAAGACGGGGGTCAATCCTGACACGCGGGTCAAAGACCTCGGGGATAGCGATGTTTTGTCTTTGCGGCAAGCAATTGACGAATACGATGTCGAAGGGGACTTACGGCGGATTGAGGCCATGAACATCAAACGATTGATGGATATTGGCACTTATCGGGGCCGGCGGCATCGGATGGGCTTACCCGTGCGGGGGCAGCGGACTCGGACTAATGCTCGGACAAGGCGGGGAGCCCGGCGGACTGTGGCCGGTAAGAAAAAAGCCGCCGCCAAGAAATAG
- the rpsK gene encoding 30S ribosomal protein S11: MAPSPKRSGPRKQKRNVPSGVAHIQSTFNNTIISITDTNGEVISWASAGSSGFKGAKKGTPFAAQTAADSAARWAIDQGMRQIEVMVSGPGSGRETAIRALQGSGLEITLIRDVTPIPHNGCRPPKRRRV, translated from the coding sequence ATGGCTCCATCCCCCAAACGTTCCGGCCCGCGCAAGCAAAAGCGCAATGTTCCCAGCGGCGTGGCCCACATCCAATCCACCTTCAATAACACAATTATTTCGATTACGGACACCAACGGTGAGGTCATTTCTTGGGCCTCTGCCGGTTCCAGTGGCTTTAAGGGGGCCAAAAAAGGGACTCCCTTTGCGGCTCAAACTGCAGCGGACAGTGCGGCCCGGTGGGCGATTGACCAGGGAATGCGCCAGATTGAGGTGATGGTCAGTGGCCCAGGCTCGGGACGGGAAACTGCAATTCGCGCCCTCCAAGGCTCAGGCCTGGAAATTACCTTGATTCGGGATGTCACCCCCATTCCCCACAACGGTTGTCGGCCCCCCAAACGGCGACGAGTTTAG
- a CDS encoding DNA-directed RNA polymerase subunit alpha: MSYQIECVETRVNPDSSHYGRFVLQPLERGQGMTVGNALRRILLSSLVGTAVTAVRIAGVTHEFMTIPGVREDVMDILLQMKQLVLRSYTNEPQIGRLHIQGPATVTADDIQLSSDVEVINPGHYIATLMPEATLEMEFKIERGTGYRSIDRSRDDRLALDYLQLDAVFMPVQKVNYTVDDIRVGGPGEDDRPFKDRLTLEIWTNGSISPQEALSQSASILVELFNPLKEAPLHTAELTRGDDNDEAGQIQIESLNLSVRAYNCLKRAQINSVADLLEYSQEDLLEIKNFGQKSAEEVIEALQKHLGITLPPQKPARN; this comes from the coding sequence ATGTCTTATCAGATTGAATGTGTAGAAACTCGGGTTAATCCCGATTCCAGCCATTATGGCCGCTTTGTCCTCCAACCCTTAGAACGGGGGCAGGGGATGACTGTTGGCAATGCCTTACGGCGTATCCTCTTGTCTAGCTTGGTGGGAACAGCAGTCACCGCCGTCCGAATTGCAGGTGTCACCCATGAATTTATGACCATTCCGGGGGTGCGGGAAGATGTCATGGATATTCTCCTGCAAATGAAGCAGCTTGTTTTGCGTAGTTATACCAATGAACCCCAAATTGGTCGCCTGCATATCCAAGGGCCTGCAACCGTCACAGCCGATGATATTCAACTGTCTTCCGATGTTGAAGTCATTAATCCAGGCCATTACATTGCCACCTTAATGCCGGAAGCGACCTTGGAAATGGAATTCAAGATTGAGCGGGGAACTGGCTACCGGAGCATTGATCGCAGTCGAGATGACCGTTTGGCCCTTGACTATTTGCAACTCGATGCGGTGTTTATGCCTGTCCAGAAGGTGAATTACACCGTTGATGATATTCGGGTTGGGGGGCCTGGAGAGGATGATCGCCCCTTCAAGGATCGTTTGACCTTGGAAATTTGGACGAATGGCAGTATCAGCCCCCAAGAAGCATTGAGCCAATCGGCAAGCATTTTGGTGGAATTATTTAATCCCCTCAAGGAAGCTCCCCTCCATACGGCGGAACTTACCCGTGGGGATGACAATGATGAAGCTGGTCAAATTCAAATTGAAAGTTTGAATTTATCGGTGCGGGCCTACAACTGCTTGAAGCGGGCCCAAATCAATTCGGTGGCCGATCTCCTGGAATATTCCCAGGAAGACTTGCTTGAAATTAAGAACTTTGGGCAAAAGTCAGCGGAAGAAGTGATCGAAGCCCTGCAAAAACACTTGGGGATTACCTTGCCACCCCAGAAACCAGCCCGTAATTAG
- the rplQ gene encoding 50S ribosomal protein L17, with the protein MRHRCRVPQLSLPADQRKALLRSLTTELIRHGRITTTKVRAKAVQAHADKMITLAKDGSLAARRQALGYIFDKNLVHSLFAQAPERYGQRTGGYTRIIRTVRRRGDNAEMAVIELV; encoded by the coding sequence ATGCGTCACCGTTGTCGTGTCCCCCAGTTAAGTTTGCCTGCGGATCAACGTAAGGCCCTGTTGCGGAGTTTAACCACGGAGTTAATTCGCCACGGTCGGATCACCACCACCAAAGTTCGAGCTAAAGCTGTTCAAGCCCATGCGGACAAAATGATCACCCTGGCTAAGGATGGATCACTAGCAGCGCGACGGCAGGCCTTGGGATACATTTTTGACAAGAACTTAGTCCATTCCCTCTTTGCCCAGGCCCCTGAACGCTATGGCCAACGGACTGGTGGTTATACCCGGATTATCCGCACCGTCCGCCGCCGGGGTGATAATGCGGAAATGGCTGTGATTGAGTTAGTTTAA